The genomic DNA CCATGCTTACTAGAAGATTAAGCTTATCCTCTAGGCCTTCTATAATGCTCAGCATATCTCTAGCTTGATAGATAATTTCCGGTGTAGTTTCATTATCAATAGCCTTTGAAAGCCTAGCCATGCCGCTATTAAGGCTTTCAATTTTGGGTTCAATTTTGCCCCCCATGTTTGGTATATGTTTAAGCTCCATTTGTATTCGATCACTTAATTCAACAGCTATATTATGTTTGTTCATTGGTCTGGCCTCCTTAAAGATCAAATTTAAAGCTGGTGCAAAAAACGCTATTGGCTGGCCGCTGGTCTTTGCATACTAGCCAGCCGCTAGATGTTTTATAGATCGATGCTTTCGCAGCTTGGGCAATCTCTATTGCTTGCCATAAATTGTTTATTGATATCATAAAAGTTAGTCTCTTTTTGGTTAGTGTTGCCGAGCTTTAGCCGCTCGCATAAACCCCCATTAACAGGGGCTTAAACTAGGGGCTTAAACAGTGCCCCAAAAGGCTGTATTGTACTCATCGCTTGATCTAATTATATAGGTCTGCATTGCTTCAATAAGCCCCTCAATAACTACACGAACGCTACCAACCTCATTGAATTCATCCATGTTGTATTGTAAATGATGCAAATTTTTCAATGCTTGCATTAAACACTTTTTTTTCGGCAAGTTTTTATTGTTTGCTTTGTGCCTTATAGCTTTTACTTTGTCGTTTTGGTCTAGTTTTGCAAGCCAGCTTGTCTCATGCCTATATCGTTTATTGTGTGCTCTAATGTTTAAAACTTGGCAAACTCGAAGCAAATAGGCGAGGCGCTCATTGTTAAACATGCAGCCGTTATGATCTTTTAAGGCTTTATAGTATGTAAGGCGCTCGATTGATCTTTTAAAATCACATGACGCTTCACTTATATGTGTGTTTTCAATTATGCCAAGCATAGTATTGTAAATATGTTTTACTGCTTCTGGGCTTGTTATTTGTGTACTCATTGTATTAGTCTCTTTTTGGTTGCTTTAATGTATCCACATAAACCCCCATTAACAGGGGCTTAAATTGACGCATTAGGCGGCTTTTTGTGCTTGGCTGTCTGCTAGCTCAAGAATATAGTTAACAGCCTTTTGAGCTGCAGCTGATGCTTTGTGGATCGCTCTTTTATCATCCTTTAAAAGTTTGAGCCAAGAGCCAATATAATCAGCATGTTGCAATTCCTCGTTAGCTATTCCGAATTTAGCGCAAAGGAAAGCAGCGCCAAGCTCGGCGACTAATTCCTCAAAAGCGTAATTTTCGCGGCTTTCTTTTATGATGCTATCTCTGTTGCCCTTTGTCCGGTTTAGTCTTAATGGGCTGCCTGTCCAATGTATCAACTCATGAAACAAAGTAGCAGCAAAATGATCGGCGCTTTTAAAGTCACCAAAGGCTGGAATGATAACGCGATCAAAGAAATCGGCGTTTGCTGCTTTGGTTGATCCTGTTAAGACTTCACAACCAACAGCGCTTGCTAGGTCGCTGGCTACATTCTGAGGGGCTTCTGGCCGTTCTGGTATAAAGCCCTTAATCTTGTCAGCTTCGATGTTCTCGCATTGTTCAACGTTAAACACGCGGTATTGTCTAAGCATTGGAATCTTTACAAGCTCTGGATCGCTGCCGCCTTTGTCTTTTTCGATTTCTAATTGCTTGAAAAATACAAGCGGCGTTGATTTTTCGCCCTTTTTAACATTGCCGCCAAGCTCCTCAGCTTGCTTGTATGTCAGCCATGATTGAGTATTAAAAAAAGTAGATGCCCCCATTAGCATTACTATATTTATACCGTTGTAATCTTTGCCAGTTTTACCGCTACAAGGCAAAGAAAAAGGCTGGCTCTGTTTATCCCACGGACGAACCCAGCGACAAATACCTTGTTCAAGTTCCGCAATAATGCCGTCTGTGATTTCTTGGTAAAGATCTTTTTTAGTTTTAGTTTTAGTTTGTTTTTTAGTCATGGTTTTAGTCTCTTTTTGTTGGTTGATTTTCGTTAGTATCCGGCGGTATCAATAGTTTTTGCAATATTGGCTTTTTCTCTAGCCGGTAACATTGAAAAGTAA from Pseudomonadales bacterium includes the following:
- a CDS encoding DUF1738 domain-containing protein; translation: MTKKQTKTKTKKDLYQEITDGIIAELEQGICRWVRPWDKQSQPFSLPCSGKTGKDYNGINIVMLMGASTFFNTQSWLTYKQAEELGGNVKKGEKSTPLVFFKQLEIEKDKGGSDPELVKIPMLRQYRVFNVEQCENIEADKIKGFIPERPEAPQNVASDLASAVGCEVLTGSTKAANADFFDRVIIPAFGDFKSADHFAATLFHELIHWTGSPLRLNRTKGNRDSIIKESRENYAFEELVAELGAAFLCAKFGIANEELQHADYIGSWLKLLKDDKRAIHKASAAAQKAVNYILELADSQAQKAA